gattttaaactcatttttttctaattttgagccaaatcaagtgtttttttttcccccaccattGATGCAAATTActaactaaatattttttttagacGACTTCCACGTCCACCACATTGAgtgtaaaagaagaaagacaactATAagtgactaaaaataaaaaataaaataaaaaaatcagctgattttaaGGCTGATTTCTGCCTTCGGGCTGACTGAAGCTAACGTGCTAGCTAAAATAAAAcgttattttgtctttaacgGTCGGCAGGGCGAGAAGGAGGAGAACATACTGAGCGTTAGCCTGAACGACGAGTCGGGCTAAAATCGGATTAAAACGACATTAAATCAAAAGTTAGAAAACAGACACCTACCACACCATCCCGTAGGCTCCCTCCCCGATGTAGGAGAGGTTGCTGTACCGAGGCCCGACGTCGAAGGCCTGCCCGCGGACGAGCTCGGTTCCCGGCCCGGGGCTGGGGCCGCAGCCAGCAGGGGCAGACACCGCAGCTGTcgccattattattattatttttattatttttattatttttattattattactactactactactactacaaaGCACCAGCGgctcccttcttcttctcctccttctttacTGGATacgtttaaaataaaaataataataaaagcagcCAGCAGTGAGGGAAGGAGCTCCTCCTGGTTGTGTCCGTCGTAGCAGAGCGGCTAACACGGTTCTCCGTCCGGCCTTCACCGACGTGCGGAGCGCTGCTCTTCCCGTTGACGCGCCTCTCCGGAGCGAACACGCCGCCGCTGAGCTGTCGGCAGTCTGAAGGCTGCAGCCGGAGAGGCggctgctgcaggaaataaCGGAAGCGGTCATGTGACCGGCTGGATCCTCCACCCCTCCTTCTgtaggataaataaataaattaactacttttttctgctttatttatttattttcctttttcatttattgcgCAATTATATCATATCCTTCTTcgaatatttctaatttcagtattttattattatttaatttatttttgtctttcccttgtccagAAAGTCCTAGTGAGTTTCCACATATCTGGCAATGAAactatttctgtttctgaactTTTAGTGACTGTGTGAATGTTTAAAGCACAAAAAGGGAAGTGGGGATGTTTTCTGAATGAATACCAgtgatttttattgatttattttttgtgttagcttttattttttatctactatttattattattattattattattattaggtgCTTATGTTTATACATTATAACCCAAACCTGGCATGCCCGGATGATTAAAAAGAAGCTTTACTCACTGAACACATAAGGAAGGATTTGTATTTGCACAGGGATcttcatgagaaaaagtgacTAACCAgttctgtgatggactggaaaCTTGTCCTCTGCTAAATGCACACTCAGATATGATTGAAGGCAAAACTTTGAGTCTTTGAGTCCGTTTATAAACGACTGATTTTATGCTTTTCAGATTTTGCAGAGAAAGTTCCCTAGGCGTGGATCCACGGCCCTCCATCGGtcagtttctgctgctgaagtgCCCCAGTGGATGCTTTCAGAATGAATACCAGTGATTcatcagcattttttaaaaagcaaacataagaagaagaagaagaagaagaagagaccaGTTTCCGGTACGAGCAGGAAAATGAACCTTGCATCTCGGACggttgttttctgtctcttcgtGTAATCCCAGACTAACTCCATCCTGTTGAGAGCAGGGCTGTGTGGAGGCCagaccacccccaccccacataCCTCATCCTGCACAATTCTCgctgtgtgatttttgtttcGCTCTTTCTTTGCACATTATTCACACAGTCTCTCCTCATTTCATcccttctgtttgtttctgatcaTTCTGTTACAAAGACATACTCCCATGTGTCTTCCATTTGTTTTCCAGTTTAGCAAAGAGTCCACAGGCAAAAACCTGGTTTCATGTAGTGTTCTCATGCAAAGTGCTTAACAAGCAGCCTTTCACTGGACCAGGCACTGGTCTAACAAGCAGGGATCAAAGTGGAAGACCTGCTCTGTCGGCTGATATATCAACCAGCAATATCTTCAAATGTTTGCCCGTTCCAGGTTCAGTAATCTCCAAATTTTCTATTTGTCTCTGTTGGTTTTCACTTTGAAGTGACTTGATGACACACTGAATCAAGAtgtgtttttatctgatttatGGCACTTTTAACTCAAAGTCTTTGGCATttggtaaaacaaaacatgaagcaCCGTGCCAACATGAGTCAGGTCGGACATGTTTTCCCAGTTTCCTGATATTTTATGCAGACAGTGTTGGATCAATGATTAATTATAATCAGGTGATTGTCCCAGTGTAGGACAAATGTTCCCTGATTTAATGAGCTGTGTATTTGACCAGATATGTAAATTTTAATGATGTAAAATGATTCACAGTTTGGATATTAAACTACATTCACATTTCAATCCCACCGCAGCAGCATTTCACATAATATACATACAACTATCATATTCCTTTCTAGAAAATAGTCACTTTTGCCCTGGACATGATTGAACTTTCATTTTATCTCccatattcagaatcagaacTGTCTCTTGCTGCAGCTGGAACCAAAAATTGACTTGTAAATGGACATATTTGATCTCTGAGGCAGATTAGTGTGTGATGTTGTGGGAGACAGTGTGCTGATTCACAGGACTCAGCACTATCAGATAAACATCTCTGCTGTAACACTGAATTAAAGCacctctgtgtgactgtgtcatATCACCCTGTTGTCATATCACCCTGTtgatatgacacacacacacacacacacacacacacacacacacaccatcctaAGCTCTAGATGGCAGTGCACAAAAACCACTGACCCAGAGAGAGGAAGTACATCAGTAAGGGGAGTTAACGTCATGTTTCTAAGAATCTGACCGAATTTGACTTCCTGTGTGGCCTTCTAATTAAAATCTGACTGCACCAAACAATCAGAGAAGTCTTTGTGCCTTTCATGGTGAAATCAGATGGATATTATATGCAGATCAGaagtatattttttaaaaagaagtttTAGCTGTTATTTGAGCGGGTATTTGAGGATCTTCATGTGctctttagtttttattgaaacaaatctactattaataataatattcatgtGGTTTGTCAACATCATGattacaataaagaaaaaaatcagccaAGTTGCCATCTGatgcccttttttctttcatttttttataaaGCTGGTTGTTTAAAGTTTAAGATCACAAATACGCAACATTTTGCTGGCTTTATTCACATTAACTCATTTTGTAAGTTTATGTTCAaccaaaattacatttattgtCCCTTTCTGTCTGGGAAagaatatataattttattgtttttaaatgtcaacaGTTAAGTTCAATAGATTGCAAATGTTTCTCAAGTTTGAAATCTGCAATCACTTATGTATCACATGATTTAGTGTAGTCTTTTATTTCAGGTATTGTTTCTgagattgttttattgttttattgaaaatgttcCACTAAACTGcagaacaaaagcagaaagcGGTCTTTAAAGTTTTTATAAATTTTGTTTGATGATCGAGATTAAATTGTCTAGTTCCTGttatcacttttattttgaaaagcaccAACCGGACGTTGTCAGTCCACCGTTGCCAGCTTTACTTCTTTACTCTGCCCTTGACTGAACCCACGTGAGTCCGTCCACTTCCCGACTTCACCGAACCCGTCCGCCGGTAAACAGAACGGCCTCCATTCAGAGATCAACAcgaaccaaacaaacaaaaacccgGAGATCCGTGCTGCTAAGCTAGCCGCGTTAGCCTAGCCAACATGTCGGCCAGCGGCCGGTCCCTGCTGGTCCTGCTGCAGCGGTGTGTCCCGGTCCGGCTGACGGTACCGGCAGCCGCCCCGGTCCGGCTGTCGACCCGCTGCGGATTCCTTCACAGGCCGACCCGGACGGGCTGCGAGCGGAGACTCTGCCAGCCTCCGTCCGCTCTGGTGAGCAGCCGGCTCGGCTTCTGTACCGAGGCGAAGGACCGACAGGTGAGtcccggtccggtccggtccggcCCCAGAAGGTCTGGGTCTAATGCTGCCAGATTCATTACGCTGCGTTTAGAAGTACTGAAGagagagtttttattttacataccAGGGTCTGCCTGTGACCTGagattaacacaaacacagagacacacacactcagccaggGTCTGCCTGTGACCTgagatgaacacaaacacacacacatacacacacagagacacacacactcagccaggGTCTGCCTGTGACCTGagattaacacaaacacatacacagacacacacacacacaaacacacactcagccaggGTCTGCCTGTGACCTgagattaacacacacacacacacacacacacacacacacacacactcagccaggGGCTGCCTGTGACCTGAGcttacacacagagagagagaaacacacagaggcacagaagatgtaaacaaaacacaacaaagcatgTCTGTTGCTGCCTTCCAGACAGGAGCGCCCGCTGAGGAAGAGTACCCGCCGCTGCCTGAATATAAGACGTACGAGGAGCCGGAGAAGGAGTTCTACATCGTGCAGGTCAAAGGTCTCCCCTGGTCCTGCTCGGCTCAGGACCTCCTGCAGTTCTTCTCCGGTGAGACTAATGCAGACTAACAGAAGCGGATTTAAATTATTCTCTAATCACCCGTTTACTTTGAGCTGACTACGGTCGGAAGTTTATTCATGTTATTGTTGAATGTTAAATCTAAAGTTGGCTCTACTGTGCGTGCTGTGTTGGGTGCAGAGTGCAGGATCCGTGACGGGGAGAAGGGGATCCACCTCACCGTGGACGCCCAGGGGAGGCCGTCGGGACGAGCCTTCATCGAGATGGAGCACGAGGCGGACGTGGGCAAAGCTCTGGAGAAGCACCGGCAGTACCTCGGCCCGCGCTTCGTCGAAGGTTCGTCTCGCtgctgaaatacaacatgaccTCTGATCCTCTGTTAAATTTACAA
The nucleotide sequence above comes from Echeneis naucrates chromosome 9, fEcheNa1.1, whole genome shotgun sequence. Encoded proteins:
- the grsf1 gene encoding G-rich sequence factor 1 isoform X2, whose protein sequence is MSASGRSLLVLLQRCVPVRLTVPAAAPVRLSTRCGFLHRPTRTGCERRLCQPPSALVSSRLGFCTEAKDRQTGAPAEEEYPPLPEYKTYEEPEKEFYIVQVKGLPWSCSAQDLLQFFSECRIRDGEKGIHLTVDAQGRPSGRAFIEMEHEADVGKALEKHRQYLGPRFVEVYEVTNRVAEAILKKTHQDTADNWVVRLRGLPFSCTEADVTQFFSGLDIRENGITFVTDYRGRKSGEAFVQFSSQESAAGALQRDREVIGSRYIEVFPSRTDQIYSSRRRKTTTSAFPQTGPRPGTKHDHQLISLLHHNPPRAQSSITST